The nucleotide sequence GACGCAAAGGCGCCGGACCAGCCGGTCAGCTATGCGGCGCTTGGCACCATGGTCGAGGCCCTGGCCGGATGGCTGGCGGGGGTCGCTCTGGCCGGAGGCGGCGAAGCGCCTGGACGCGTGGCCGTGTTGTCGCCCAATGCGGCACGTGGCTTCGCCGTGGTGCTGTCCTGCCTGCGCGCCGGCATCACCTGGGTGCCGATCAACGCCCGCAATGCGCTGGACGAAAACCTGTTCATCATGAACCAGGCGAAGGTGTCGGTGCTGGCGGTTGCCGATGCCTTCGCCGACGATCTGCCGCGCATTCTGGCGGCCGTGCCCGGGATCACCGCGGTGCTGATGCTGGGCGACGCACCGCCACCGGCAGGCGGGGGTGGGCTGGTGGTGGCGGTGGCCGACGGCGTGCTGGCCGATCCGCCACCACCGGCGCCGGATCCTGTTCACGATCCTGATCGGGTGTCGTCGGTGCTGTCGACCGGCGGCACCACCGGCCGGCCGAAGGGGGTGGTGTGGACCGATCGGATGTGGGAAGCGCTGACCCTGTCGATCTGGGCGCATATGCCGATGACCGATGGTGCGCCGCCGGTCCATCTGGTGGCGGCGCCGATGACCCATGCGGCGGGGGTGATCGCCGTTCCGCTGCTGGCGGGTGGTGCTACGACCGTCATCCTGCCGCGGGCCGATCCGCAGGCGATCATGGCGGCGATCGCGCGCCACCGGGTCACCCATCTGTTCCTGCCGCCGACCGTGATCTACATGATCCTGGCCGATGCCGAGGCGCGCCGTCACGACACGTCGTCCTTGCGCTATCTGATCTATTCGGCGGCCCCGATGGCCCCCGACAAACTTGCCGACGCCATGGCGCTGTTTGGTCCGGTGCTGGTGCAGGGCTATGGCCAGGCCGAAATTCCGCTGATGGGCACGTTCATGGGCGCCGCCGAACATGCGGCGGCACTGGCATCCGGCAACCGCGCCCGGCTGATGTCGGCCGGCCGGCCGGGGCTCGCCTCCGCCGTGTCGATCCGCGACGATGCCGGCCGGCCGGTGCCGGTGGGCGAAACCGGCGAGATCTGCTTCCGTGGCAGCCTCATCACCCCGGGCTATGACGGTCGACCGGACCTGACCGCCGAACACCGCTTCGGCGACTGGCACCGCACCGGCGATCTGGGCTTCATCGATGCCGAGGGCTATGTCTCGATCGTCGATCGCGCCCGCGACATGATCATCAGTGGCGGCTTCAACGTCTATTCGGCCGAGGTTGAGCGCGCAATCCTGGCCCATCCGGGCATCCGGGATTGCGCCGTGATCGGCGTCCCGCACGACATCTGGGGCGAGGCGGTCACCGCGATCATAGAACCGGTATCGGGCACCGGACTCGATCTTGACGCGCTGTCGGCACAGCTTCGAGCGGAACTGGGAGGCGTGAAGGCACCCAAGGCGATCGAGATCTGGCCCGAACTGCCGCGCAGCCCGGTTGGCAAAGTGCTGAAGCGTCAGATTCGCGACACCCACTGGAAAGACAGATTGAGGAAGATTTAAGGGTAAGGACAATTGATTGGAAACATCACCTTGACCTTCAGGTCAAGGTGGCCAATCTTGAAGGCCAAGTGGCGATCTGCGCCACCGCATCACGACCTTGAGGTCTTTCATGTCCGCCCCTTCGTCCTTGCCGGGAACTGCTGGCACCGGCGCCACCGGCATGGGGGCGTCCGCCAGCCGTCCCGGTCTCCAGGTTCTGGCCATCGCCGAGGCTGATCCGCGCCGCGACGCGATCGAGCGTCGGCTTGCCACGGTGGCGCTCGATGATCTTCTGGCGCTGCATACACGGACGCTTGTCGCCGCGCGCACCGCCCGTGCCGCCAACGACATGCCGCGGCTGTTCGATCTGGTGCGGGGTCTGAAAACCCTGCAACGGATCGCTGGCGACCGTGGTCATGTGATCATGGCGCCGACGGTGTCCCGGCCTCGCTGACCATCCATACCGCACGCCACTGACGGGTACGCCCCCGCCTATGTCCGACCACGTGACGCCCGATGACGCGCCATCCCCCGGTGTTGCGTCCATCCCCTTGAAAACCGCCTGGCTTGCCCGCTTCAAACTCGCGCTGCCGATCATGGCGGCCTATCTCTCGGGTGCGTTCTCGTTCGGGTTGCTGGCGATCGAAAGCGGATTGCCGCCCTGGGCTGCCGTTGCCATGTCGGTGCTGGTCTATGCCGGCGCCGCGCAGTTCATGGCCGTGGCGCTGATCGCCGCCGGCACCGCCATGCCAGCGGTGGTGCTGGCCGTGGGCGTGCTGAACCTGCGACCCTGGCCTTGCCCGGCATCCGGCCGGCCGTGGGGCGCCTTGGCTGGCCCGCCCGCATGGCGCTTTATGCCGGCATGACCGACGAGGCCTTTGCGGCCGCAAGTTTCGCCACCGCGCCTGCCGCCGGCCGGCCGGCGGCGTTGGGCACTCTGGTCTTTGCGATCTATCTGTCGTGGATCATGGGCACGGCAGCCGGTATCGCCGCCGGCGCGCTTGTGCCGGCCGATCTGCGGGCGGCGATGGCGGCCGGTTTATACGCGCTGTTCGTGGCGCTGCTGGTGCCGGGGCTGAAGGCGCGTCCCGCCATGGCATGGGTGGTGAGTGCGGCCGCGATCGTGAACGCGGCGCTCAGCCCGTTCATGCCGGCCGGGGTGGCGCTGCTGCTGTCCATC is from Tistrella bauzanensis and encodes:
- a CDS encoding AMP-binding protein, translated to MRAIDPFLRGLSLAPDRPALIDAKAPDQPVSYAALGTMVEALAGWLAGVALAGGGEAPGRVAVLSPNAARGFAVVLSCLRAGITWVPINARNALDENLFIMNQAKVSVLAVADAFADDLPRILAAVPGITAVLMLGDAPPPAGGGGLVVAVADGVLADPPPPAPDPVHDPDRVSSVLSTGGTTGRPKGVVWTDRMWEALTLSIWAHMPMTDGAPPVHLVAAPMTHAAGVIAVPLLAGGATTVILPRADPQAIMAAIARHRVTHLFLPPTVIYMILADAEARRHDTSSLRYLIYSAAPMAPDKLADAMALFGPVLVQGYGQAEIPLMGTFMGAAEHAAALASGNRARLMSAGRPGLASAVSIRDDAGRPVPVGETGEICFRGSLITPGYDGRPDLTAEHRFGDWHRTGDLGFIDAEGYVSIVDRARDMIISGGFNVYSAEVERAILAHPGIRDCAVIGVPHDIWGEAVTAIIEPVSGTGLDLDALSAQLRAELGGVKAPKAIEIWPELPRSPVGKVLKRQIRDTHWKDRLRKI
- a CDS encoding AzlC family ABC transporter permease; protein product: MSDHVTPDDAPSPGVASIPLKTAWLARFKLALPIMAAYLSGAFSFGLLAIESGLPPWAAVAMSVLVYAGAAQFMAVALIAAGTAMPAVVLAVGVLNLRPWPCPASGRPWGALAGPPAWRFMPA